The Ictalurus punctatus breed USDA103 chromosome 15, Coco_2.0, whole genome shotgun sequence DNA window tacctggggaagagatggcaccaggatgcactatgggacgaaggcaagctggcggaggaagtgtgatgctctgggtaatgttctgctgggaaacctcgggtcctggcattcatctggaggttactttgacacataccacctacctaaacatggttgcagaccaagtacaccccttcatggccacggtattccctaatcacagtggcctctttcagcaggataatgcgtcctgctacactgcaaaaactgttcaggaacggtttgaggaacatgacaaaggtgttgactcggcctccaaattcctcagatctcagtccgattgagcatctgtgggatgtgctggacaaacaagtccgatccatggaggccccaccttgcatcttggtgccagataccacagcacaccttcagaggtctcgtggagtccatgcctcgacacgtcagagctgttttggtggcacaaggtgGACCGACACAATATATTAGGCAGatggttttaaagttatggctgatcggtgtacagGTTACTTGTGAGCAGGGTCTGACTGATATATTTCGGTTAGCTCATGAACTTGTTTTGAATGCCCTCTCtgagtacaattttttttctgcatttgtggaagagggcagtttaaaatttttttgaatGATAATATGTTGAACTCTACAAAGATGGTTTCCATTTTGGAGAAACGGTTCCAAGCAGAACTAAAGAACCCTTGGGGAACCTTCCCAGCACTCCATAGCCTCCAAAGTACTTTACATTTGCTAGTATACTAGTGCTTGTTAcagacttgttttcaacctcGAAAGAAATAAATTGAGGCTGGtaagggaacgactgtttacagctgctatatcgtaattaataacaataactaaCTCGtcttgtggacattccacagcattaaatgttactataaatgGTTTAAAGAAAGTATGATGGGTTGTtcgttaacaaataaaaaaatgtcgTGATATAAGCATATTAAAACACTTTCGGAGGTGCTACAATGCTAAAATTCTACAATGCTCTCCTCTGTGACCTTTAAcctttgcccttttttttttgctccgcTGCTGGTTTGCTTTACCGTCCCACCCCGGCTTCTTCCCTCCTAAAGGACCGACACGTGGCTTTGCTCTTGAAGGTACAGGCTTAAAGGAGTCATCAttcactttgtgtttgtgttcgtTTCTTCTGTCCTGCACTGACTCTCCTGTCCACCCATCCTCTCCTCCGTTTCATCTTTCTCCGATCGTGCTCTCGACACCTCGTCCGAACCCGAGGCCTCTCGCACATCCGCGTTTAGCATTCTCATTCACTGTCGTGTTATTGCGGAACCCCTTTGGTGAAACTTTTATTCCAGTCCACCGTGTCTGTTCTTACTCTACAATAACGCATGCTTAATGTAACATTCCCTCTGTGGATAGACTGGAAAGAGTTCGCGCTGTTGTCAGGAGGTCGCAAGTTCAAATGCAACCGCAATCGGTGACCAAATTTagccgtgctctctgggtgggacgAAAGGCAttgtctctctcccctgtcaatcacagcaacactaactGTGAGCTCATGGGTGCGGAAGAGGGTAGATGGCGCCTCCCTCCGAGTGCGTTACGCCGCCGTGACGCAGCATGAACGGCTCGGAGGAAGCAGATCTTAGCTGTCGGATTGATGGAGTAGAAATAGGGAAAAAACACGGGGACACGGCGCTCTTTACGTTTTACTTTTCCATTCTGATGACATTAAAGCTAACTCACTAATTGGGTCCGGTTGTGAATTGTGATCGGTTGCCACGTTTCATTTTAATCACAATTTTTATACAACGGCAACTGACAATTCTAATTGCTTGGAAGGTGTGGAATCGTTTTccgtaacagcagctctgacagtagttccagctgttcCTCATGGAGCTTAAAAAACAGATTTGGAAACATGTCATCGTCGATACGGGaacgttttctgtgaggagacgtttatttcgCGTtaagggaaggagtctccattgtcagtgCTTCgtacctggagcctatcccaaggaactcggggcaccctggatagggtgccaacccattgcgggacacaatcacacacccattcgcaCACTACGAACAATTCGGAAATGCCGGTCGGTCTACAATGCGTGACTTTGGACTGGgcaaggaaaccggagtaccctgaggaaaccccaatagtacagggagaacatgcaactgCAAAGCCACTGTGCCTTCCTGTTTATGTCTTATTAAgttaaaaagagaagctggtgacgGAATGAATGTTTATCGCTCCTGTAGCATGACTACATGTTTAATGGACATTAAATGTAAGtctaaatggacaaaaagtCTGATGTGTCTCATCCATAGTCTCCTTCTcccaaattcaaatgaaattcaTGTCAAGTCTgtacttctctctttctctctcaggacTCGGGACACCCCTGCACGTCCAACGACCCCGACAGCTGCCTCACCCCCGTCTCACCCCAGCACTTCATAGACCTCTTCAGGTTCTGAAGTTCACACCATCTGCCGCACAGTGAAGGACTGACTCCATAAACACCCGAGTTCTCACTCCTGACTctgatttccttttttttttccctgactCCAAACTgtgctcttctcctccacccCGGGAGCGAGCCGACATCCTCTTCCCGTTGCGTGTTTGCCGTCATCGAACGAGTGCCGTTCTTCTTTTCATCATCCCACACTTTTAAGGGCTTACTAATTCTAAAGATGTCACgctgtttgtgttttcttgttTCTCGTCGTGCTTGTTTCGTTTTATAATCTCGCTATGTTCAGTGCTGGTCTGTGGAATAGTTGGGGTGGAGTTAATAAAGAGGCTTTGCTGCATGCTACAGTGAGGGAGGGACAGGAAGAATACGGAAAACCGGCGGGAGAAATAGAACGAGGCTTTTTACGGTAACCGAATGCATGTCGACGTAGCCGTAGGGTCGAGTTTAGGGTCCTTGTTATTTCGTTGCGTTGTGCATTTATCCGACGTGTATCGACACTAAAGTGTACATTTGCACCAGTTGCTTTTTGGCATATCAAACAGTGACTTTTTAATGATAGACTTTTCTCAAatcagaaagaaaagagagaaaaaaaaaaaaagaattatgtaAGCATTGCTATTTATGAGCGAACATATTTTATATCCTTTCTTTTGCACTTTGTAATATTCCTTCAATATTCCTGGAACGTATATGTAACGGATGAAGTTGGCCAAGAAGTGATGGTACCGATAAAGATTTGCTGAAAAAGATGAAAAACCTACGATGATTAAACCTTTTCTTGAGGAAAATGAATCTCGTTGTTGAGTTGAATTGTGTTAGCAGGAGACAGAAATCTTATAGCACCGCATGCTAGTGTTATTTAATACGCGTGCTGGAAAGCCAGTGAGTGTTTTCACACCTGACTCAAATCTTCAACTAATTGGTAATTACATccttcacatttattcacagaTGCTTTTAGACCAAAGCGACTTTACAAGTGAGGCAGAATGATTCTTCTGTTGAGGtgtgtacagcagtgtgtggtgATGGGGTGACGGTTAACTACATGACTACACAAAGATGGCGCTGTGCCGGGATCAGCCTGTAACAGCAGCTATGTCGTTTTACCTTTTACATTAAGTCCAGAAGGCTTATAGACACACATTAGCAATTTATTCTGGTGGATGTACTAATTAACTGGCGTTAATGTCTTGGTATTCTTTAATCAAATATGCTTGAACGCTTGGAAACGCCATGGAAGCCTCGTCAACatatgagatgtttatttgggTTTAAATTCATTAGTAACCGGTTCTTGTTGATCAGGGTTcgttttttaattaaatcagaTTAAACTTTCACGTCTTTCTTTGTCCAGACAGCTCACGAGTGTCCTCTGCttactgggaaaaaaaatttgGACCCATGGAAAAGAGCAGAGTCTTGGCTCCCAAGCAACTCGTTGCTATTTTGTTAGCAACGAGTCGTTTGGGAGCTGAAAGAGTTAGATCCCAAGTGACTCAGCTCACCAATAAGAACCGGCTCACTTGGCACGTGAACGGCTCATTGCTATTTTGTTCTAAATCTATTTTGTTCTAAATTGAGACAAGCAAATGATTCGACTCACTGAAAGAGAGTCAACTCTAAGGGTCTCAAGCAACTCATTGCCATTTGTTCTAAATCCAACAATTGCTTATGAGCGGAAAGAGTCAACTCTAATTGGTGAGcagagtcgttagtgattcaaTGACTCAGCTCACCGAAAAGAATCGACTCATTTGGCTTCCAAGCGGGTCATTGCTATTTTGTTCTAAACTGGAAACCTGTTTGACTTGAAAGAGTTGACCGTAGTTGGAGACCCGAGTCGTTGGGGAGACGAATGACTTGACTCTTTCTTTCAGCTCCCAAGTGACTCAACTCACCAATAAGAAACGACTCATTTGGCAACCAAGTGGCTCATTGCTATTTTGTTCTAAACCAGACAACTTGGTGAGATGAGCCAAATGATTCAACTCACTGACAAGTCGATTCTTTTGGCTCCCAACCAACTCATTACCATTTTGTTCTAAACCAGACAACTGCTTAGGACTTGAAAGAGTCGACTATAATCTGTGAGCCGAAAGAGTTGATTATAATTGGTGAGCCAAAAGAGTTGACTCGTTCAGCTCCCAAGTGACTCATCTCACCAGTAAGAAGCGACTCGCTTTGGTTCCCAAGCGGCtcattgcaatttttttttttttttttactaaaccGGACACCTGCTTATGACTCAAGAGTTGAGTTGTACTGGTGAGTCGGCTCATTCGGCACAGCACAGTAATAAGAGCCAAACGATCTGATGCACTGAAGAGTTACAACTCCGAGCACAATTCAGCACAGTGTGGAGTCATTCCTCCCATTGTTTGGGTTCGATTCTGTTGGTGTAGGAGTCGCTAAACTGTTTAATCCTGTTGGGTTTGTTACATGGTTCCACTTTCCATTTACAGGTCCATTCATGAACTAAATCACGGTAAGCACGACTGTCAGAAGATACTTTATTTGGAATCAAAAGTCTGGTGATAAAAACCAAATGATACAAGCAGAATTTAGACATTTCCAGCAAacggaagaaaaaacaaaaacaaacaattcgAATAAAATCCATGTATAATTTAAAAGAATACTCGAAAAGAACTGACATTATGCACTAGTATACATAAACCTATTAACATCAGTAGAATTTGTCAAGCATGAttgtctttgttaaatgtatgtCCACTCGGTGATGGTTTGGCAGATATGGATTAGTTATGATGAGCATCAGTGTACAGGTTCCACTGTAACGGAATAAAGTCTGATCATGGCGAATTAGCAAAACAGATCAGCATTGACATTAGAACGGGAAAGCGTGTTCGAATGAGATCAGTGGAAGTACTGAGAATCCCTGATGTGTGCTACATCGTTATTGAGACCTGAATCTTGAAAGTTCAGTGTAAAATCAACTGAAGAGTTTCAGCTGATTTTGTGTGACCTTCCATGACTCATCAGCAGCGAATGCGTGTTGGCTGATCGACTATATTTGGAGTAGGTCAATTTGATATTTGGTTCGAATTTTTCTTGAACTCCTTCGGTGCAATTATAAGACGTTTATAGCAATTATAAGACGTATATATTGAGAAATTCAGCATCGGTAGCTGTACAGTAGTTtcactcattttttatttatttaaatttttttaaggCTCAAAAAGAGGAAGGGAATGGATGTCTCACAGCAGTAGAGCTTTCATACAGCGGTGACGAAACGTACCTCGTGAGAACGTTCTACAAATGCCTTTAGGGCCGAGATACAACTGCAGACCTGCAAACCCTGAAGAGGAATAACGCGTAGTCCCGCGAATCGCTTGTCTAAGTAACTGGAACGCGTGTTGTTGCAGGGTTTTATGGTAACCACCATGTGCACTAGTCGTTAGAAACGTTTACATAAAGGGTTTCATAAAAACTTTCCTGTCCCTAACTTCTAAACTAAAACAGTCCAGCggcagcccccccccccccccaagcacCTCATGGTTAACGTAAAACCCTGTATACATGTGCACTCCAGTTTCTATAGTCACACTTCGAATACTGAGAATCTTTGGCAGAAAATATTCGCTATATTTACCTGATATTAACTCGATCCTTGTCTAAAACGTGTCCGCCAAGTCAGCTGTACGTCGATGGATTTGATTTCACGTTAAACATTTGACTTTGAATCAAGTCAACAGATTACTAATGTAACATGGAGGTAGGGTGGGGAGGTGGGAGGGGCTTccaggtgtgtgagtgtgtggggggagGGATGGGGTAGTTAATATCAGAgacttcaaaaaaaacaaaaacacgacaCCTACACAATTGAACCATTCCAGATTCACAAGTCGATTCTGGTGGCTCGACTCGACACCGTACTCCGATGTTGAAATATGAAGTTGCGACACGaaaaggttggcaggtctgcaTCTGCACCGCCTCGTATTAAACTCTCCGAACGCCCGAGTTGCCAGATTGTACGCACAGCATGAAGTGTTTTCGAACGAGACTCGTTTCCCGTGACGGTTCGTAAAACAAAAGCTTTAGTGAAGGTTACAGTACTGTGTGGTGTTCACAGTCAGGTGGTATAAGGCATCGTTTAGAAGATTTCCAACACTTTCTCCGCGTCATCCGTCCTAATCGTATCGTCCCGATTCGTTTTAGAGCTTATAAGGCACGGTAGTCTCTTACGTCGCCCCCCCGTCTGTGGCTTTGAGCAGCGCGGACGACCTTCGGTCGAACGAGGCGTCCGAGCAATTGGTCAAAAACGATTAAAGATTTAAGGCTGATTGCAATGAATGATTATTACTACGATTAAATATCAAACTGTTTTGGTGTAACGTTAACAAGCATTTCAGTGCCGCAGTCTTGCGCCACTGGTCAAAAAAGGCAGCAGATATGGTGAAGTCCGTCCATAGAACTCAGTGCGTCCTTCAAAGGAAACTGATTtaaatcataattttttttattattttttttttaaatggccatTTCTGGTTTAAAAAGCCACAGGATCTTAGCGGATAAGGGTCCTCTGTAGTTTTAGACCttcaaaataaatgtcatcGAGTCAACACTCAAAAGGGCACGTCCTCATTCTGTTCACCTGCTCCCTATGTCGATTTTTGCTTCTGTGCATGCTATCCAATCCGAGTTACATTTCCATGCGCTTGAGTGTTCGGCGTCACACGAGCTCTATAAGGAGCTTTGGATTTTTCACTTAAGCCCCTCCCACGcgctctctgattggctgccgGGGCTGCGACGTCGCACGGCCGCGAGTTTATCTCGAGCACGTGCGGCCCACTGCGAGGGTCCTGCGGCTTGGGGCTCGCTCAGACTGGCGTAGCGTGAAGAGTCTTCCTCGGAGCCGATGCCCGTCCAGGACGGCAGGGTCAGAGAGCcaggcagagagagcgagagcccGGTAGAGAGCGGAGACGAGTCGCTCTTCTTCCCCTCAACGTCGCTTCTCTTCCCCTCCGCTTCCTCGCTCAGCTGCGGCGGCTCCCAGCCCTCCATCCTGTCCATCTTCCTGTTCGGAGTGATCTGACGCATGGTCATGGTGATGCTGTCCCAAAGGCAGTGGACACGGTCTTTCTCCGGGTGCGCTTTacccttctccttctccttctcttcctccaggTTCTTCTTAGCAGAcctgagagaaaaataaaacaattacatGCTTTCAGATGAAACTGTTGtcgtggaagaaaaaaaaaaaaaaaaaaaaactctccgcATCGATTATATTACCGTCAGTGGTGCTTGAGCAGTCATTCCATAACCCTAATAAATATTATGAAGTAtgcatgtgtataaatataattacttATACAATATACTGATACATTTTAAAAGGTGCAATCGtagatttttaacaaaaaactcTTACtggtacaaataacctggaaaatGTGTcaaacatcataaaaaaaaattcaaaactcTTTTAAATGAAGCCAACAATGAAATTAAAAGTCTCCACAAGTCTCTTTTTCATCTCTCATTAGTATTTCCGTAGACAACCCTTCACTCCGCCCCCATATTAGTCTGTTGGCGGAATCTGGAAAGTACCAAGCACAGCCAGATACTTTCCCAAAAACTTAATGATAAGAAAGAGTCAAACTAGAATAAATATTGGCAGTGCAAGAAACATTAAAGTGCAACCTATTACGGTTTTGAAACgtgtctaattttgttttaaatgtctcatacgatagatttacgtgcatccgaggtcaaaaaacactttaccgtgctcataatttaaactgcagcgttacctcCCCCCCCAGTGTCATAAACGACTCTtcaatgattcgttctaaactcctcctttcagagagcatactctgctctgattggtcagatggcgCAGTCCGTCATGATTAGTTTAGCGCAGTCAGCGCGTGTCGaaaaaggaaacacccactaccgtaacgagtttcagctccgccTGTCAGCGAGCGGCCGAAGAAGACCGGAGGTGGGAAATTGTGTTCCAAATctacataggttagtacaggacgtaaagtctggaatcactaacgactcgattcagctgttcagaatcgataaCTCCGTTCGTCGTGCGCGTTGATCTTTTGAAACCTTttcagacgtttttacattcacaaacagctctatgaCACGCTACGTGAacggtaatatctgaaaaaccataataggtgcgctttaatggTGAAGGGGTGAAATTAATTTGATTGGTTCCTGATTTTTCAGACctgctataaaataaataaataaataaataaataaataaataaaatgagctgAGCATgactaagcaaaaaaaaaaatgtaataaataaatgtcatgcaCAGTGCTGAAGTTCTTTGTACTTTAAGACAAATACACAACATTTGTTAATATAATGCGTCACAATAAAATGCTTTCGTGGAAACAAAAAGGATTTCTGTGAAAGATTAGAGTATTGTTATGTTAAAACATGGGTGTATTTTCTTTTCAGCAACATGAAATGAACCAACATGACACTTAAAAATCACTTAAAGCCCAAATTCCATCTGAAGCGATAACCTCAACGAATGATTACAGTTGTTCTACGCCAGATGTGCCTGACATTTTTATCCTGATCCTAGGACAGGTATGATAGTTTATTGCCTGTTGCTCTACTGTAGACAGGAAGCTGAGGTTTAAGGCACAAATAGTTTCCCCAGCTTTGGAAGGAAGGACACGGCGTAAGACACAGGGTGGGGTTTCCATTTGTAGCGCATGAGTGCGATGTTTCGATTCCTCCATTATGTTAATGCTTCAGGGTGTTATTTCCTCAGCACTTAACTCTGTAAAGGCATTCTGTCTACATTTTAGATCCAGCCACACTTTCAACATCCAGCAGTTTGATGATCAAAAGGCTGAGAAAATGTGCCCGAGTCTTGCTTGTTGCTCGCTTCCTAACTCCTTAACGGCTTCATTCGGTCAGTTCAGGATTCAGGCGAAATCTCAGGATTTCTTGGGACAGTTGTAACGCAGCATTTGTTCTGCGCTAGGAGGAACGATACGCGGAACGGTCAATCAGCTTACCCTTTCCTGTGCGAGACCGGGACTCCTGTAAGCAGGAAGTGCTCGTCATCTTGTGAAGGAAACAGCTTCTTGTCTCCTTTGTCCTTCTTAGGTTTCACCTTCTTGATCTTGGAGTCCTGA harbors:
- the si:ch211-225h24.2 gene encoding testis development-related protein — protein: MFKRSKSEVLVDDETSEGEEDAPWHRERADKDKESEGTEEVLGPSTKDSKIKKVKPKKDKGDKKLFPSQDDEHFLLTGVPVSHRKGSAKKNLEEEKEKEKGKAHPEKDRVHCLWDSITMTMRQITPNRKMDRMEGWEPPQLSEEAEGKRSDVEGKKSDSSPLSTGLSLSLPGSLTLPSWTGIGSEEDSSRYASLSEPQAAGPSQWAARARDKLAAVRRRSPGSQSESAWEGLK